In Paenibacillus guangzhouensis, a single window of DNA contains:
- a CDS encoding BlaI/MecI/CopY family transcriptional regulator, with protein MNHIPSITDAELEIMRVLWLNPDCPSSEIVEQMSVRMGWNPNTTRTLLSRLVQKEAAGARLDNHSKRKQLFYPQFSELEYQRSETMSFMKKLYGGAIKPMLANFLEDKKLNAQEIEDLKALFDNNGGIREPGKRASE; from the coding sequence ATGAACCATATTCCATCCATCACGGATGCAGAGCTCGAAATTATGCGGGTATTATGGCTAAATCCGGACTGTCCTTCGAGTGAAATTGTAGAGCAAATGAGCGTTCGCATGGGCTGGAACCCGAATACGACCCGAACGCTCCTCAGCCGATTGGTACAGAAGGAAGCGGCAGGCGCCAGACTGGACAACCATTCGAAGCGCAAGCAATTATTCTATCCCCAATTCAGTGAGCTAGAATACCAGCGCTCCGAGACAATGAGCTTTATGAAGAAGCTGTATGGTGGGGCAATCAAGCCGATGCTGGCTAATTTCCTGGAAGACAAGAAGCTAAACGCGCAGGAAATTGAAGATCTAAAGGCGTTGTTCGACAATAACGGCGGCATTAGGGAGCCAGGGAAGAGAGCATCCGAATGA
- a CDS encoding GrpB family protein, translated as MNIIVVEHNPHWREMYLEEEREIQEILSDVLVNSYHMGSTAVPGLKAKPIIDILLVVTDINALDNYTLPFEKLGYEVMGEFGIRGRRYFRKGGDNRTHQIHAFQFDHIQEIERHLIFRDYLCHQPEVVKDYGELKSMLAQKYPNDIEAYGDGKDDFVKKVEKQALLWHWTIR; from the coding sequence ATGAATATCATTGTAGTGGAACATAATCCGCATTGGAGAGAGATGTATCTGGAAGAGGAACGTGAAATTCAAGAAATCCTCAGTGATGTACTCGTAAATAGCTATCATATGGGAAGTACGGCCGTTCCTGGTCTGAAAGCGAAACCCATTATTGATATCCTGCTCGTCGTGACGGACATCAACGCATTGGATAACTACACCCTACCATTTGAGAAGCTAGGTTACGAAGTGATGGGTGAGTTCGGTATTCGTGGACGTAGATACTTCCGTAAAGGCGGAGATAACCGGACACACCAGATACATGCATTCCAGTTCGATCATATCCAAGAAATCGAGCGTCATCTTATTTTTAGGGACTATTTGTGCCATCAACCTGAAGTAGTGAAAGACTATGGGGAATTGAAGAGCATGCTCGCTCAGAAGTATCCAAATGATATTGAGGCATATGGTGACGGAAAAGACGATTTTGTAAAAAAAGTAGAAAAGCAAGCGTTGTTATGGCATTGGACGATCCGATAA
- a CDS encoding MerR family transcriptional regulator, with protein MKSDITISELAKLMNVSVHQIRYFEEKGVLQPSYTDHNLYRMYDMEQVYQLAHILMLRKLGVSVQSIQECMASFSADHYQQLLHASLRDIDSEMKRLKELKQFIHKVLQEQKNLGAQSNPYQIKRRDTSYLKQWMEMDVKAKLTAKRLAEQTERIPNLFELDVHSIYDGSNLVHLCVETDATRSDFSLPEGNYLSMQCLIHEDDELEQIISQFYDHAAAESYVTTGPLILIEKSYLSLFSNNKLHYELQVLIESDADTEGVNVHGGGTDND; from the coding sequence ATGAAGAGTGACATTACGATTAGTGAATTAGCCAAACTTATGAACGTGTCAGTACATCAAATTCGTTATTTCGAAGAGAAAGGCGTTCTTCAGCCCTCTTATACAGATCATAATCTATACCGCATGTATGACATGGAGCAAGTATACCAGTTAGCCCATATTCTAATGCTTCGCAAGCTAGGGGTTTCCGTTCAATCGATTCAGGAATGCATGGCTTCCTTTTCAGCGGATCATTATCAACAACTCTTGCATGCTTCCCTACGTGATATCGATTCCGAAATGAAGCGTCTTAAAGAGCTGAAGCAATTCATTCACAAAGTTCTGCAGGAACAAAAAAATTTGGGGGCCCAGTCCAACCCGTATCAAATCAAGCGACGAGACACCTCCTATTTGAAGCAATGGATGGAGATGGATGTCAAAGCGAAGCTTACGGCCAAACGACTAGCAGAACAAACGGAGCGTATTCCGAACCTGTTCGAGCTGGACGTTCATTCGATCTATGACGGGTCTAACCTCGTTCATTTGTGCGTAGAAACGGATGCGACTCGCAGCGATTTTTCATTGCCTGAGGGGAATTACTTATCGATGCAGTGCCTCATTCATGAAGATGATGAGCTTGAACAAATCATTAGCCAGTTTTATGACCATGCTGCCGCCGAATCATATGTAACCACGGGCCCCTTAATCCTAATCGAAAAATCATATCTATCTTTATTTAGCAACAACAAGCTTCATTACGAACTCCAAGTCTTGATTGAATCGGACGCTGATACCGAAGGAGTGAATGTTCATGGCGGCGGCACCGATAACGATTGA
- a CDS encoding GNAT family N-acetyltransferase: protein MAAAPITIDLMQEKYNTPVGRLLVHGFRGKFQHRTPLSDDELALFFEKLLYHYPSEPSSRRIVALLEGEIIGTMSIKWNSNPAIKPIKKKLISLRKYDFLGKWNVCKLFFGLSLLDHKPQVGECYIADVVVHPDHRSKGVGRLLLEWSQQFAQADPKFNRLSLHVAGANPRARQLYEQFSFQTCTQKNSIMRHLMFNELKWIYMVQTLSQKSFREGELR, encoded by the coding sequence ATGGCGGCGGCACCGATAACGATTGATCTCATGCAGGAGAAGTACAATACGCCGGTCGGACGATTGCTCGTTCATGGCTTTCGTGGGAAATTCCAACATCGTACACCTTTGAGCGATGATGAACTTGCGCTTTTTTTTGAGAAGCTGCTCTATCACTATCCTTCTGAACCATCAAGTCGAAGGATCGTCGCACTGCTGGAGGGAGAAATTATCGGAACGATGTCCATCAAATGGAATTCAAATCCAGCTATCAAGCCTATCAAGAAAAAGCTGATATCGCTCAGAAAATATGACTTCTTAGGGAAATGGAACGTGTGTAAACTATTCTTCGGACTGTCTTTATTAGACCATAAACCGCAAGTTGGTGAATGTTATATCGCAGACGTTGTTGTCCATCCAGATCATCGCAGCAAGGGGGTTGGACGATTGCTATTGGAATGGTCGCAGCAATTCGCCCAAGCAGATCCGAAGTTCAATCGGTTAAGTCTGCACGTGGCAGGTGCAAACCCCCGAGCCAGACAACTATATGAGCAATTTTCTTTCCAGACGTGTACACAAAAAAATAGTATTATGCGCCACCTCATGTTCAATGAATTGAAATGGATCTATATGGTGCAGACCTTAAGCCAGAAGAGTTTCCGTGAAGGAGAACTACGATGA
- a CDS encoding alpha/beta hydrolase family protein, whose translation MRKKIRNVLLCVVLLLVCAGVYILKQNSFDMAEQAVEIQTPQGKLTGTLVLPTNYTNKLGLVLFIHGDGPIDASHDDGYKPLWERLASLGYASLSLNKRGLNGSEGNWLHQSIDDRVEEARQAIAWAKTQPMIDKEQIGVWGASQAGWVIPKLAKKEPLAFSLILSPAINWITQGQFNGRKQMEQDGFSEAEIRDKEQYDRQVLKLLEDRASYEKYAEIARERNLMSKDRWTFVTQNFMSDATDDLRHFNSPVLLMLGENDINVDVKETEQVYREIVKPNLLTVAVFPDADHSMLSKKTANSNLRAILISLFVPRQITIPGYMDEIERFLRSIARDKK comes from the coding sequence ATGAGAAAGAAAATTAGGAATGTTCTGCTATGTGTCGTCCTCCTACTGGTCTGTGCAGGGGTTTATATTTTGAAACAAAACAGCTTTGATATGGCTGAGCAAGCTGTCGAAATTCAGACGCCGCAAGGCAAATTGACCGGCACGCTTGTGCTGCCTACAAACTACACGAATAAGCTGGGACTTGTATTATTTATTCATGGCGACGGCCCCATTGACGCATCCCACGATGATGGATACAAGCCGTTATGGGAACGGTTAGCTTCCCTTGGTTACGCCTCGTTATCCCTGAACAAAAGAGGGTTAAATGGCTCGGAAGGCAATTGGCTGCATCAGAGTATCGATGACCGTGTGGAAGAAGCCCGTCAAGCAATTGCATGGGCCAAAACGCAGCCGATGATTGACAAGGAACAAATTGGTGTATGGGGAGCGAGCCAAGCGGGCTGGGTGATTCCAAAGCTAGCTAAGAAGGAACCACTCGCATTCAGCCTTATTCTATCCCCTGCTATTAATTGGATTACACAAGGACAATTTAATGGACGTAAGCAAATGGAGCAAGATGGATTTTCTGAAGCGGAGATTCGAGATAAAGAGCAGTACGATCGGCAAGTGCTCAAACTGTTAGAGGACCGTGCTTCCTATGAAAAGTATGCGGAAATCGCTCGTGAGCGTAACCTCATGTCGAAAGACAGATGGACGTTCGTTACCCAAAATTTCATGTCGGATGCCACGGATGATCTTCGTCATTTCAATTCTCCCGTACTCTTAATGCTGGGGGAAAATGATATCAACGTGGATGTGAAGGAGACTGAACAAGTCTATCGTGAAATAGTAAAGCCAAATCTGCTTACCGTAGCCGTCTTCCCTGATGCCGATCATTCCATGCTAAGTAAGAAAACAGCGAATTCCAATCTACGTGCCATCCTCATTAGTCTCTTCGTGCCCAGACAAATTACGATACCGGGATATATGGATGAAATAGAGCGGTTTCTCCGTTCTATAGCACGAGATAAAAAGTAA
- a CDS encoding RNA ligase family protein has product MKMKYPKTMHLPWSRGYTDDDKILRNTDHFAGQEVVITEKMDGENTTMYPNFIHARSLDSKDHPSRHYVKTLHGGMKYLIPEGYRLCGENVFAKHSLYYDALPSYFMLFSVWNEQNICLSWDETVEWASNLHLATVPVLYRGVWSEEAAKACYTMHSRCGGEQEGFVVRLASAFPYEEFKRSVAKFVRKNHVQTDEHWLSKPIEPNGLAETTSNSLS; this is encoded by the coding sequence ATGAAAATGAAATATCCAAAAACGATGCATCTGCCGTGGTCGCGGGGATATACCGACGATGATAAAATTTTGCGGAATACCGATCATTTTGCGGGGCAGGAGGTGGTCATTACCGAGAAGATGGATGGGGAGAATACAACAATGTATCCGAATTTCATTCATGCCAGATCGCTCGATAGTAAAGATCATCCGTCCAGGCATTACGTAAAGACGCTGCATGGCGGGATGAAATACCTGATTCCGGAAGGGTACCGACTATGCGGAGAGAACGTGTTCGCGAAGCATTCGCTATATTACGATGCACTGCCAAGCTACTTCATGTTGTTCTCGGTATGGAATGAGCAGAATATCTGTCTCTCCTGGGATGAAACGGTGGAATGGGCGTCGAATCTCCATTTAGCTACGGTTCCAGTGCTGTACCGTGGGGTCTGGAGCGAAGAGGCAGCTAAGGCGTGTTATACCATGCATTCCCGTTGTGGTGGTGAACAGGAAGGATTTGTTGTGAGGCTGGCTTCCGCTTTTCCGTATGAGGAATTCAAACGATCCGTGGCCAAATTCGTCCGTAAGAATCACGTTCAAACCGATGAACATTGGTTAAGCAAACCGATTGAACCTAACGGGCTGGCCGAAACAACATCGAATAGTCTATCGTAA
- a CDS encoding AAA family ATPase yields MSVIHMLAGIPGSGKSHYAKELCKRERAVLVSTDAIREKLFGSESKQKNTYLVFDRAFAEMEQALGSGRNVVFDATNVSRDRRLKLLKRFQDVPVECHVFDTPYELARERILARKRRIDDKVLTKFARNTEFPVLGEGFRHLHLVHAPVPAGLERSELEELLAASPSHDELFSYLAGSPHFQVMLGFDQENPHHSKTLSEHTFAVLEYINAFYEGDHLLIMQLTALFHDAGKPFCKVWKEARGYYSYFGHEHVSASIACHVLKELGYDDEFILHVVNMVSFHMEILHGGDAGASRIYHLLGEQMLAELYFFAEADTFAK; encoded by the coding sequence ATGAGTGTTATTCATATGCTGGCTGGTATTCCAGGCAGCGGCAAAAGCCACTATGCGAAAGAGCTGTGCAAGCGAGAACGAGCGGTACTTGTGTCGACGGATGCCATTCGGGAAAAATTGTTCGGGAGCGAGTCAAAACAAAAAAACACGTATCTTGTATTTGACAGAGCTTTTGCCGAGATGGAGCAGGCTCTTGGGTCAGGCCGAAATGTCGTTTTTGACGCAACGAATGTCAGCCGTGACCGTAGACTCAAGCTCCTTAAACGATTTCAAGATGTTCCCGTCGAATGCCATGTATTCGACACACCCTATGAGTTGGCGAGAGAACGGATTTTAGCCCGTAAACGACGGATCGACGATAAGGTGCTAACCAAATTTGCCAGAAATACCGAGTTTCCCGTACTTGGTGAAGGATTTCGGCATCTGCACCTTGTTCATGCTCCCGTACCTGCTGGGTTAGAGCGATCCGAGCTCGAGGAGCTTCTTGCAGCGAGCCCAAGCCATGATGAGCTATTCAGCTATTTAGCCGGGTCGCCACATTTCCAGGTGATGCTGGGATTTGATCAAGAGAATCCCCATCATTCCAAGACTTTATCCGAGCATACCTTTGCCGTATTGGAGTATATCAATGCTTTCTATGAAGGTGATCATTTGCTGATCATGCAGCTTACAGCTTTGTTCCACGATGCAGGCAAACCGTTCTGCAAGGTGTGGAAGGAGGCGCGTGGTTACTATTCGTATTTTGGGCATGAACATGTGTCTGCTTCCATTGCCTGTCATGTGCTCAAAGAGTTGGGCTATGACGATGAGTTTATTCTGCATGTTGTGAACATGGTGAGCTTCCACATGGAGATTTTACATGGCGGGGATGCAGGGGCGTCTCGAATTTATCATTTGCTTGGCGAACAAATGCTGGCAGAGCTTTACTTTTTCGCTGAGGCCGATACATTTGCCAAATAA
- a CDS encoding alpha/beta fold hydrolase — protein sequence MRRKKVIKAVKIIIIVLSLLIGIGMIFPTWTPSIAGEHSISSLEQIEINGTKHAIMIRGVDRRNPIVVFVHGGPGCSEIPYVRKYQRELEQHFTIVHYDQRGSGKSYHFGEDYSNLSADLLVDDLLALTDYVTTQVGQEKVLLIGHSYGTYIGMKAAAKAPDKFTAYIGIGQVADPKVSEIDSLNYSIEQAKRAGHAEDIALLESLRGPIERGEALTPRSQVRKYGGAARLIDDNRDYYSGFLWNREYNLLDVIRYLQGVALSQKILLDEERKYPITELVNHVDIPVYFVMGRYDYMTSAHAARAYFDTLRAPVKDFITFEKSAHYPQFEEKELFSDWLIRTWNQLGMHP from the coding sequence TTGCGTAGGAAAAAGGTCATCAAGGCAGTAAAAATCATCATTATCGTCCTCAGTCTGCTGATCGGAATCGGAATGATCTTCCCGACGTGGACGCCAAGTATTGCTGGTGAACACAGCATCAGCTCATTAGAGCAGATTGAGATCAATGGCACGAAACATGCCATTATGATTCGAGGCGTAGATCGACGCAATCCGATCGTCGTGTTCGTGCATGGAGGTCCGGGTTGCTCCGAAATTCCTTATGTGCGTAAATATCAGCGTGAGTTGGAACAACATTTCACCATTGTGCATTATGATCAACGCGGGAGCGGGAAGTCCTATCATTTTGGAGAAGATTATTCGAATCTTAGCGCAGACTTGCTCGTCGACGACCTGCTTGCATTAACGGATTACGTTACAACTCAGGTCGGACAAGAGAAAGTGCTGCTGATCGGCCATTCCTACGGAACCTATATTGGAATGAAGGCCGCGGCGAAGGCGCCAGACAAATTCACGGCATACATTGGAATTGGACAGGTTGCAGATCCGAAGGTGAGTGAAATCGACAGTCTGAATTATTCAATTGAACAAGCGAAGCGAGCAGGTCATGCTGAGGATATAGCGTTGCTAGAATCTCTTAGAGGTCCAATCGAGCGAGGCGAAGCGCTGACGCCGCGGTCTCAAGTCCGCAAATATGGCGGAGCGGCAAGGCTCATTGATGATAACCGGGATTATTATTCCGGTTTCTTGTGGAATCGGGAGTACAATTTATTGGATGTGATTCGTTATTTGCAAGGGGTGGCACTATCGCAGAAGATCTTACTGGATGAAGAGCGTAAGTATCCTATTACAGAACTCGTGAACCACGTTGATATCCCTGTCTATTTCGTCATGGGTCGATACGATTATATGACATCCGCTCATGCAGCCAGAGCCTATTTCGATACGTTACGAGCACCTGTAAAAGATTTCATCACTTTCGAGAAATCAGCCCATTATCCGCAGTTCGAGGAGAAAGAATTGTTCTCAGATTGGTTGATTCGTACGTGGAACCAATTGGGAATGCATCCATAG
- a CDS encoding alpha/beta fold hydrolase translates to MPYAKMNDVDMYYEKMGYGDPVIFLHSGYSRGILAFSNQMLDLQRKYTCYFPDFRGHGRTRCDSLAWSTPQIADDILDFMDHLDIRSAHLIGYSLGANVGIYLTVNHPERVAALTTIGTSGFCDPTGVEEFEPSWLIEHNMHEMIQQMKERHEEAHRGDWEEFMRQSAEDWRRYPQLTLDQLGSISCPTLFITGEHDPFVGEERVRRLASIVRGSRYLVIPNGSHRPHMLRESPVQVNEAILQFLDQHRAYLVTTKC, encoded by the coding sequence ATGCCATATGCAAAGATGAATGATGTGGACATGTATTATGAGAAAATGGGGTATGGGGATCCAGTTATCTTCTTGCACAGCGGTTATTCACGCGGAATTCTCGCCTTCTCGAATCAAATGTTGGATCTTCAAAGAAAGTATACCTGCTACTTTCCCGATTTTAGAGGTCACGGGAGAACAAGGTGTGATAGCCTTGCCTGGTCTACACCGCAGATCGCAGATGACATCTTAGATTTCATGGATCACTTGGATATTCGCTCGGCACATTTAATAGGTTACAGTTTGGGGGCGAATGTCGGGATTTATCTCACCGTGAATCATCCCGAGAGAGTTGCTGCGCTTACGACGATTGGGACGAGTGGATTCTGTGATCCGACTGGGGTTGAAGAGTTCGAGCCGTCATGGCTGATCGAGCATAACATGCATGAGATGATTCAACAGATGAAGGAGAGACATGAAGAAGCACATCGAGGAGACTGGGAGGAGTTCATGAGACAGTCAGCTGAAGATTGGCGGCGATATCCTCAGCTTACGCTGGACCAGCTCGGCAGCATTTCGTGTCCTACGTTATTCATCACGGGGGAGCATGATCCATTTGTTGGCGAAGAACGCGTCCGACGACTGGCATCAATTGTTAGGGGATCACGGTATCTTGTTATCCCGAACGGGAGTCACCGGCCTCATATGCTAAGAGAATCCCCTGTCCAAGTTAATGAAGCTATTCTACAGTTCCTGGATCAGCATCGTGCTTATCTAGTAACTACCAAATGTTAA
- a CDS encoding 3-ketoacyl-ACP reductase codes for MQTIAGKVALITGAGRGIGRATAIAFAQEGIHVGLVGRTLDNLQQVAEELKSYDVKVAIAAANVADLDSITRAVESIRSELGAIDILVNNAGISKFGGFMELTPEEWTNIIDVNVKGVYYTTRAVLPEMIERNTGDIINISSTAGQKGAPITSAYSASKAAVIGLSESLMLEVRKKNIRVTTLTPSTVATDMAVELNLTDGNPEKVMQAEDLAELMVAQLKLHPRVVLKHAGLWSTNP; via the coding sequence ATGCAAACCATCGCAGGAAAAGTAGCGTTAATTACAGGAGCAGGGCGTGGGATTGGACGTGCAACAGCGATTGCTTTTGCGCAAGAGGGGATTCACGTTGGTCTCGTCGGTCGTACACTAGATAATTTACAACAAGTCGCAGAAGAGTTGAAATCGTATGATGTAAAGGTAGCCATCGCGGCCGCGAATGTTGCGGATTTGGACTCGATTACAAGAGCAGTTGAATCCATTCGGAGCGAGCTTGGGGCGATCGATATTCTTGTCAATAATGCTGGCATCTCTAAATTCGGAGGCTTCATGGAATTGACGCCCGAAGAATGGACCAACATTATCGATGTCAATGTAAAGGGCGTATACTACACAACACGTGCTGTATTGCCGGAAATGATCGAGCGCAACACAGGCGACATCATTAATATCTCATCCACAGCGGGTCAAAAAGGTGCTCCGATTACAAGTGCATACTCGGCTTCCAAAGCTGCCGTTATCGGCTTAAGTGAGTCCTTAATGCTTGAAGTGCGTAAGAAAAATATTCGCGTGACGACGTTAACGCCAAGTACGGTTGCAACCGATATGGCTGTCGAGCTGAACTTAACAGACGGTAATCCTGAAAAAGTGATGCAAGCCGAAGATTTAGCAGAACTCATGGTTGCACAGCTCAAACTTCATCCACGTGTCGTCTTAAAACATGCTGGACTGTGGTCAACGAACCCTTAA
- a CDS encoding BlaI/MecI/CopY family transcriptional regulator, with translation MKQIPPITDAELEVMRVLWVNPNCPSSEVVKQLADRMGWSPNTTRTLLNRLVQKEAAGTKQEEGSKRNFLFYPIISEQEYLSTETKSFMKKLYGGALKPMLANFLRDKKLNAEEIQDLKALFDEKHSDGELDKRDT, from the coding sequence ATGAAACAAATACCGCCCATTACGGATGCAGAGCTGGAAGTGATGCGCGTGCTGTGGGTTAATCCGAATTGTCCCTCCAGCGAGGTCGTTAAGCAATTGGCTGATCGTATGGGGTGGAGCCCGAACACGACCCGGACGCTGCTCAATCGATTGGTTCAAAAAGAAGCGGCAGGAACGAAGCAAGAGGAGGGTTCCAAACGCAACTTTCTGTTCTATCCGATCATTAGCGAGCAAGAGTATCTAAGTACCGAAACCAAATCGTTTATGAAAAAGCTGTATGGCGGCGCCTTGAAGCCCATGCTGGCCAACTTCTTAAGGGACAAGAAGCTTAATGCAGAGGAAATTCAGGATCTGAAGGCATTATTTGACGAGAAGCATAGTGACGGTGAATTAGATAAGCGTGATACTTAA